In one window of Syngnathus typhle isolate RoL2023-S1 ecotype Sweden linkage group LG7, RoL_Styp_1.0, whole genome shotgun sequence DNA:
- the usb1 gene encoding U6 snRNA phosphodiesterase 1, producing the protein MLVGYSSSSSDEESDAGGVEAVAAPDHQGDGDDCPIKKKPKIEKSSARLPLPGCLLSMFPDAEEPQTEESSLHDGRIRSFKHERGNWATYVYFPYKPEEEFGTLMEVLMSAAAAFGVALTPQEEFHLSLSQTVVLRHHWIQPFVQGLKAGLAPCKRFMCSASRLNVYCNAEKTRTFLGMEAITGQAQLLNVVRVVDRTLTEFHLDTFYQDPSFHVSLAWCVGDVTVQLKQCLHELQSLVDNHEEESYHLWLDCAELRCRTGNKTFRFPLDA; encoded by the exons ATGTTAGTCGGCTACAGCAGCAGTAGTTCGGATGAGGAAAGTGATGCTGGTGGTGTGGAGGCAGTCGCCGCTCCAGATCATCAGGGCGATGGCGATGATTGTCCGATAAAAAAGAAGCCCAAAATAGAGAAATCATCGGCAAG ACTACCCCTACCGGGTTGTTTGCTTAGCATGTTTCCAGATGCTGAGGAGCCACAGACTGAGGAGAGCTCTTTGCATGATGGTCGTATCCGCTCATTCAAACATGAGAGAGGAAATTGGGCGACCTATGTTTATTTTCCAT ACAAACCTGAAGAGGAGTTTGGGACGTTAATGGAGGTCCTTATGTCAGCTGCAGCTGCCTTTGGAGTGGCTTTGACCCCACAGGAGGAATTTCATCTCAGCCTGTCTCAGACAGTGGTCCTGAGACACCACTGGATCCAGCCCTTCGTACAGGGCCTCAAAGCAGGCCTGGCCCCCTGCAAAAG GTTTATGTGCTCAGCATCCAGACTGAACGTCTATTGTAATGCAGAGAAGACAAG GACCTTCTTGGGGATGGAGGCTATAACCGGGCAAGCTCAGTTATTAAATGTGGTTCGAGTGGTGGACAGAACATTGACCGAGTTTCACCTGGACACTTTTTATCAG GATCCATCTTTCCACGTGAGCTTGGCCTGGTGTGTTGGCGACGTCACTGTGCAATTGAAACAATGCCTTCATGAGCTTCAG agtTTGGTCGATAACCATGAAGAGGAATCGTATCATCTGTGGTTAGACTGTGCAGAGTTGCGCTGCCGCACAGGAAACAAAACCTTCCGCTTCCCTCTGGATGCTTAA
- the znf319b gene encoding zinc finger protein 319 isoform X1 produces the protein MDWATPAVKLNPYTRARMSEAWQQHGVSQPQVVHAMPPGAEGSLGCAVYGIVLQQESTSLQQQQQTQHGQHNQQHSGNQQHGSGQHGSGQHGSGQHSQQHSTPTQQTTLQVGTEGGHKCGACGHDISHLANPHEHQCIVSQDRSFQCTQCMKIFHQATDLLEHQCVQVEQKPFVCGLCKMGFSLLTSLAHHHSSHNSNNPMKCSICEKTYRPGSSGSMSSNSSANNAQQPSSLRASATSSSSILPFPSARDRPYKCSVCQKGFKHLSELTRHDRVHTGEKPFKCDTCDKAFSQSSHLQHHQRTHSNERPFKCAVCEKSFKHRSHLVRHMYVHSGEHLFKCNLCELHFKESSELLHHPCHPQGSRPFRCATCGKGFKRPSDLRQHERAHSEERPFHCDECQMSFKQQYALVRHRRTHKDPADRPFKCNLCDMGFMQPSHLLYHQHVHGMDNLFKCASCQKEFSQSGELLRHKCGESPNTVPDKPYKCDVCGKGYKKSSTLQRHQNSHCQEKPLKCSLCDRRFLSSSEFVQHRCDPSREKPLKCPDCEKRFKYSSDLNRHLRVHTGEKPYKCEHCNKFFKQREHMTKHQNTHSREGQFKCVWCGERFSDLGSLQDHTVQHTADGGDYPVPQCM, from the exons ATGGA CTGGGCCACTCCTGCTGTCAAACTGAACCCGTACACTCGAGCCCGCATGAGTGAAGCTTGGCAGCAGCATGGTGTTTCTCAACCTCAGGTGGTTCACGCCATGCCTCCCGGAGCCGAAGGTTCTCTGGGCTGTGCTGTGTATGGAATTGTCCTGCAGCAAGAGTCAACATCTcttcaacagcagcagcagacccAGCATGGACAGCACAATCAGCAGCACAGTGGGAATCAGCAGCACGGGAGTGGGCAACATGGGAGTGGGCAGCATGGGAGTGGGCAGCACAGTCAGCAGCACTCTACTCCAACCCAGCAGACCACCTTGCAGGTAGGAACTGAGGGAGGACACAAGTGTGGGGCCTGTGGACATGACATCTCCCACCTAGCCAACCCCCACGAGCACCAATGCATAGTAAGTCAGGATAGGTCCTTCCAGTGCACCCAGTGCATGAAGATTTTTCACCAGGCCACTGACTTACTAGAGCATCAATGTGTTCAAGTAGAACAGAAGCCTTTTGTATGTGGCCTCTGCAAGATGGGCTTCTCCTTGCTAACATCTCTGGCTCACCACCACTCATCCCATAACAGCAACAATCCGATGAAGTGTTCAATATGTGAGAAGACCTACCGTCCCGGTTCTTCCGGCAGCATGAGCTCCAACTCTTCGGCAAACAATGCCCAGCAACCTAGCAGTCTTAGGGCATCGGCCACCAGTAGCTCATCCATTCTACCCTTCCCGTCAGCCCGCGACCGCCCATACAAATGTTCTGTTTGCCAGAAGGGTTTCAAACACTTGTCAGAACTCACCCGTCACGACAGAGTGCACACAGGGGAGAAGCCTTTTAAATGTGACACGTGTGACAAGGCTTTCAGCCAATCATCGCACCTTCAGCACCACCAGCGGACACACAGCAACGAACGTCCTTTCAAGTGTGCCGTTTGTGAGAAAAGCTTCAAGCACCGTTCCCATCTGGTGCGCCATATGTACGTGCATTCTGGTGAGCACCTATTCAAATGCAACTTATGCGAGTTGCACTTCAAAGAGTCATCGGAGCTCCTTCACCATCCCTGCCACCCGCAAGGCTCTCGGCCCTTCCGCTGCGCAACCTGCGGAAAGGGTTTCAAACGCCCGTCCGATCTCCGCCAACACGAGCGAGCGCACTCAGAGGAGCGTCCGTTCCACTGTGATGAGTGTCAGATGAGCTTCAAACAGCAGTACGCCCTGGTGCGCCACCGCCGCACACACAAAGACCCAGCCGACCGGCCGTTCAAATGCAATCTGTGCGACATGGGCTTCATGCAACCCTCGCACCTTCTCTACCACCAGCACGTGCACGGCATGGACAACCTGTTCAAGTGCGCCTCATGTCAGAAGGAGTTCAGCCAATCGGGAGAGCTACTTCGGCACAAGTGCGGCGAGTCGCCTAACACCGTGCCCGACAAGCCGTACAAGTGCGACGTGTGCGGCAAGGGCTACAAGAAGAGTTCCACGTTGCAGCGCCACCAAAACTCTCACTGCCAAGAAAAGCCCCTGAAGTGCTCCCTCTGCGACCGCCGCTTCCTCTCTTCTTCTGAATTTGTGCAGCATCGCTGCGACCCCTCCCGGGAAAAGCCGCTCAAGTGTCCCGATTGCGAGAAGCGCTTCAAATACTCCTCAGACCTCAACAGACATTTGCGTGTTCACACGGGGGAGAAGCCGTACAAGTGTGAGCATTGCAACAAGTTTTTCAAACAGCGCGAGCACATGACCAAACACCAGAACACGCACTCCAGAGAAGGACAGTTCAAGTGCGTTTGGTGTGGTGAGCGTTTCAGTGACTTGGGCTCTTTGCAGGATCACACAGTACAGCACACAGCTGATGGAGGGGATTACCCTGTGCCCCAGTGCATGTAA
- the znf319b gene encoding zinc finger protein 319 isoform X2, with protein sequence MSEAWQQHGVSQPQVVHAMPPGAEGSLGCAVYGIVLQQESTSLQQQQQTQHGQHNQQHSGNQQHGSGQHGSGQHGSGQHSQQHSTPTQQTTLQVGTEGGHKCGACGHDISHLANPHEHQCIVSQDRSFQCTQCMKIFHQATDLLEHQCVQVEQKPFVCGLCKMGFSLLTSLAHHHSSHNSNNPMKCSICEKTYRPGSSGSMSSNSSANNAQQPSSLRASATSSSSILPFPSARDRPYKCSVCQKGFKHLSELTRHDRVHTGEKPFKCDTCDKAFSQSSHLQHHQRTHSNERPFKCAVCEKSFKHRSHLVRHMYVHSGEHLFKCNLCELHFKESSELLHHPCHPQGSRPFRCATCGKGFKRPSDLRQHERAHSEERPFHCDECQMSFKQQYALVRHRRTHKDPADRPFKCNLCDMGFMQPSHLLYHQHVHGMDNLFKCASCQKEFSQSGELLRHKCGESPNTVPDKPYKCDVCGKGYKKSSTLQRHQNSHCQEKPLKCSLCDRRFLSSSEFVQHRCDPSREKPLKCPDCEKRFKYSSDLNRHLRVHTGEKPYKCEHCNKFFKQREHMTKHQNTHSREGQFKCVWCGERFSDLGSLQDHTVQHTADGGDYPVPQCM encoded by the coding sequence ATGAGTGAAGCTTGGCAGCAGCATGGTGTTTCTCAACCTCAGGTGGTTCACGCCATGCCTCCCGGAGCCGAAGGTTCTCTGGGCTGTGCTGTGTATGGAATTGTCCTGCAGCAAGAGTCAACATCTcttcaacagcagcagcagacccAGCATGGACAGCACAATCAGCAGCACAGTGGGAATCAGCAGCACGGGAGTGGGCAACATGGGAGTGGGCAGCATGGGAGTGGGCAGCACAGTCAGCAGCACTCTACTCCAACCCAGCAGACCACCTTGCAGGTAGGAACTGAGGGAGGACACAAGTGTGGGGCCTGTGGACATGACATCTCCCACCTAGCCAACCCCCACGAGCACCAATGCATAGTAAGTCAGGATAGGTCCTTCCAGTGCACCCAGTGCATGAAGATTTTTCACCAGGCCACTGACTTACTAGAGCATCAATGTGTTCAAGTAGAACAGAAGCCTTTTGTATGTGGCCTCTGCAAGATGGGCTTCTCCTTGCTAACATCTCTGGCTCACCACCACTCATCCCATAACAGCAACAATCCGATGAAGTGTTCAATATGTGAGAAGACCTACCGTCCCGGTTCTTCCGGCAGCATGAGCTCCAACTCTTCGGCAAACAATGCCCAGCAACCTAGCAGTCTTAGGGCATCGGCCACCAGTAGCTCATCCATTCTACCCTTCCCGTCAGCCCGCGACCGCCCATACAAATGTTCTGTTTGCCAGAAGGGTTTCAAACACTTGTCAGAACTCACCCGTCACGACAGAGTGCACACAGGGGAGAAGCCTTTTAAATGTGACACGTGTGACAAGGCTTTCAGCCAATCATCGCACCTTCAGCACCACCAGCGGACACACAGCAACGAACGTCCTTTCAAGTGTGCCGTTTGTGAGAAAAGCTTCAAGCACCGTTCCCATCTGGTGCGCCATATGTACGTGCATTCTGGTGAGCACCTATTCAAATGCAACTTATGCGAGTTGCACTTCAAAGAGTCATCGGAGCTCCTTCACCATCCCTGCCACCCGCAAGGCTCTCGGCCCTTCCGCTGCGCAACCTGCGGAAAGGGTTTCAAACGCCCGTCCGATCTCCGCCAACACGAGCGAGCGCACTCAGAGGAGCGTCCGTTCCACTGTGATGAGTGTCAGATGAGCTTCAAACAGCAGTACGCCCTGGTGCGCCACCGCCGCACACACAAAGACCCAGCCGACCGGCCGTTCAAATGCAATCTGTGCGACATGGGCTTCATGCAACCCTCGCACCTTCTCTACCACCAGCACGTGCACGGCATGGACAACCTGTTCAAGTGCGCCTCATGTCAGAAGGAGTTCAGCCAATCGGGAGAGCTACTTCGGCACAAGTGCGGCGAGTCGCCTAACACCGTGCCCGACAAGCCGTACAAGTGCGACGTGTGCGGCAAGGGCTACAAGAAGAGTTCCACGTTGCAGCGCCACCAAAACTCTCACTGCCAAGAAAAGCCCCTGAAGTGCTCCCTCTGCGACCGCCGCTTCCTCTCTTCTTCTGAATTTGTGCAGCATCGCTGCGACCCCTCCCGGGAAAAGCCGCTCAAGTGTCCCGATTGCGAGAAGCGCTTCAAATACTCCTCAGACCTCAACAGACATTTGCGTGTTCACACGGGGGAGAAGCCGTACAAGTGTGAGCATTGCAACAAGTTTTTCAAACAGCGCGAGCACATGACCAAACACCAGAACACGCACTCCAGAGAAGGACAGTTCAAGTGCGTTTGGTGTGGTGAGCGTTTCAGTGACTTGGGCTCTTTGCAGGATCACACAGTACAGCACACAGCTGATGGAGGGGATTACCCTGTGCCCCAGTGCATGTAA
- the csnk2a2b gene encoding casein kinase II subunit alpha' isoform X1 — protein sequence MPGPVAGSKSRVYVDVNTLKSRDYWDYEAHVPNWKFSVCPHSNQEDYQLVRKLGRGKYSEVFEAINITNNEKVVVKILKPVKKKKIKREIKILENLRGGTNIIRLVDTVKDPVSRTPALVFECINNTDFKELYQKLTDYDIRFYMYELLKALDYCHSMGIMHRDVKPHNVMIDHQLRKLRLIDWGLAEFYHPSQEYNVRVASRYFKGPELLVDYQMYDYSLDMWSLGCMLASMIFQKEPFFHGQDNYDQLVRIAKVLGTDELFGYLRKYHIELDPRFKDLLGQQSRKRWEQFVQTENQHLVSPEALDLLDKLLRYDHQQRLTATEAMEHPYFYPVVKEQSLSNSDNMVSSGNTTAR from the exons ATGCCGGGTCCGGTGGCCGGTAGCAAGTCCCGTGTGTACGTCGATGTCAACACACTGAAGAGCCGGGATTACTGGGACTACGAGGCCCACGTACCCAACTGGAA ATTCTCTGTCTGTCCCCATAGCAACCAAGAGGACTACCAGCTGGTACGTAAACTGGGCAGAGGGAAGTATAGTGAAGTGTTCGAGGCCATAAACATCACCAACAACGAGAAGGTGGTGGTCAAGATTCTGAAG CCAGTTAAGAAAAAGAAGATCAAGCGTGAGATCAAGATCTTGGAGAACCTGAGAGGTGGGACCAACATCATCCGTCTGGTGGACACAGTCAAAGACCCCGTG TCCAGAACTCCAGCACTTGTCTTTGAATGCATCAATAACACAGACTTCAAG GAGTTATACCAGAAGTTGACTGACTATGATATCCGTTTTTATATGTACGAACTACTGAAG GCCCTGGACTACTGTCACAGCATGGGAATCATGCACCGAGATGTCAAACCCCACAATGTGATGATCGACCACCAGTTGAGAAAG CTACGCCTTATAGATTGGGGTTTGGCAGAGTTCTATCACCCTTCCCAGGAGTACAATGTCAGAGTGGCATCCCGCTATTTTAAAGGCCCAGAGCTTCTGGTGGATTATCAG ATGTATGATTACAGTCTAGACATGTGGAGCTTGGGCTGTATGCTTGCCAGCATGATCTTCCAGAAAGAGCCCTTCTTCCACGGGCAGGACAATTATGACCAG CTGGTGCGAATTGCCAAGGTTTTGGGGACAGATGAGCTGTTCGGCTACCTGCGTAAATACCACATCGAACTGGATCCACGCTTCAAAGATCTGCTTGGACA ACAGAGCAGGAAGCGCTGGGAGCAGTTTGTGCAAACCGAAAACCAGCACTTAGTGAGTCCTGAGGCTTTGGACCTTCTGGACAAGCTGCTACGCTATGACCACCAACAGAGATTGACAGCCACAGAGGCCATGGAGCATCCCTACTTCT ACCCAGTTGTAAAGGAGCAGTCTCTGTCCAACTCTGACAACATGGTTTCCAGTGGCAACACCACGGCGCGATGA
- the csnk2a2b gene encoding casein kinase II subunit alpha' isoform X2, which produces MPGPVAGSKSRVYVDVNTLKSRDYWDYEAHVPNWNNQEDYQLVRKLGRGKYSEVFEAINITNNEKVVVKILKPVKKKKIKREIKILENLRGGTNIIRLVDTVKDPVSRTPALVFECINNTDFKELYQKLTDYDIRFYMYELLKALDYCHSMGIMHRDVKPHNVMIDHQLRKLRLIDWGLAEFYHPSQEYNVRVASRYFKGPELLVDYQMYDYSLDMWSLGCMLASMIFQKEPFFHGQDNYDQLVRIAKVLGTDELFGYLRKYHIELDPRFKDLLGQQSRKRWEQFVQTENQHLVSPEALDLLDKLLRYDHQQRLTATEAMEHPYFYPVVKEQSLSNSDNMVSSGNTTAR; this is translated from the exons ATGCCGGGTCCGGTGGCCGGTAGCAAGTCCCGTGTGTACGTCGATGTCAACACACTGAAGAGCCGGGATTACTGGGACTACGAGGCCCACGTACCCAACTGGAA CAACCAAGAGGACTACCAGCTGGTACGTAAACTGGGCAGAGGGAAGTATAGTGAAGTGTTCGAGGCCATAAACATCACCAACAACGAGAAGGTGGTGGTCAAGATTCTGAAG CCAGTTAAGAAAAAGAAGATCAAGCGTGAGATCAAGATCTTGGAGAACCTGAGAGGTGGGACCAACATCATCCGTCTGGTGGACACAGTCAAAGACCCCGTG TCCAGAACTCCAGCACTTGTCTTTGAATGCATCAATAACACAGACTTCAAG GAGTTATACCAGAAGTTGACTGACTATGATATCCGTTTTTATATGTACGAACTACTGAAG GCCCTGGACTACTGTCACAGCATGGGAATCATGCACCGAGATGTCAAACCCCACAATGTGATGATCGACCACCAGTTGAGAAAG CTACGCCTTATAGATTGGGGTTTGGCAGAGTTCTATCACCCTTCCCAGGAGTACAATGTCAGAGTGGCATCCCGCTATTTTAAAGGCCCAGAGCTTCTGGTGGATTATCAG ATGTATGATTACAGTCTAGACATGTGGAGCTTGGGCTGTATGCTTGCCAGCATGATCTTCCAGAAAGAGCCCTTCTTCCACGGGCAGGACAATTATGACCAG CTGGTGCGAATTGCCAAGGTTTTGGGGACAGATGAGCTGTTCGGCTACCTGCGTAAATACCACATCGAACTGGATCCACGCTTCAAAGATCTGCTTGGACA ACAGAGCAGGAAGCGCTGGGAGCAGTTTGTGCAAACCGAAAACCAGCACTTAGTGAGTCCTGAGGCTTTGGACCTTCTGGACAAGCTGCTACGCTATGACCACCAACAGAGATTGACAGCCACAGAGGCCATGGAGCATCCCTACTTCT ACCCAGTTGTAAAGGAGCAGTCTCTGTCCAACTCTGACAACATGGTTTCCAGTGGCAACACCACGGCGCGATGA
- the csnk2a2b gene encoding casein kinase II subunit alpha' isoform X3, translating to MMIPFDKKGRVGMLAARHPVKKKKIKREIKILENLRGGTNIIRLVDTVKDPVSRTPALVFECINNTDFKELYQKLTDYDIRFYMYELLKALDYCHSMGIMHRDVKPHNVMIDHQLRKLRLIDWGLAEFYHPSQEYNVRVASRYFKGPELLVDYQMYDYSLDMWSLGCMLASMIFQKEPFFHGQDNYDQLVRIAKVLGTDELFGYLRKYHIELDPRFKDLLGQQSRKRWEQFVQTENQHLVSPEALDLLDKLLRYDHQQRLTATEAMEHPYFYPVVKEQSLSNSDNMVSSGNTTAR from the exons ATGATGATACCGTTTGACAAGAAAGGGCGAGTGGGGATGCTCGCCGCGCGACAC CCAGTTAAGAAAAAGAAGATCAAGCGTGAGATCAAGATCTTGGAGAACCTGAGAGGTGGGACCAACATCATCCGTCTGGTGGACACAGTCAAAGACCCCGTG TCCAGAACTCCAGCACTTGTCTTTGAATGCATCAATAACACAGACTTCAAG GAGTTATACCAGAAGTTGACTGACTATGATATCCGTTTTTATATGTACGAACTACTGAAG GCCCTGGACTACTGTCACAGCATGGGAATCATGCACCGAGATGTCAAACCCCACAATGTGATGATCGACCACCAGTTGAGAAAG CTACGCCTTATAGATTGGGGTTTGGCAGAGTTCTATCACCCTTCCCAGGAGTACAATGTCAGAGTGGCATCCCGCTATTTTAAAGGCCCAGAGCTTCTGGTGGATTATCAG ATGTATGATTACAGTCTAGACATGTGGAGCTTGGGCTGTATGCTTGCCAGCATGATCTTCCAGAAAGAGCCCTTCTTCCACGGGCAGGACAATTATGACCAG CTGGTGCGAATTGCCAAGGTTTTGGGGACAGATGAGCTGTTCGGCTACCTGCGTAAATACCACATCGAACTGGATCCACGCTTCAAAGATCTGCTTGGACA ACAGAGCAGGAAGCGCTGGGAGCAGTTTGTGCAAACCGAAAACCAGCACTTAGTGAGTCCTGAGGCTTTGGACCTTCTGGACAAGCTGCTACGCTATGACCACCAACAGAGATTGACAGCCACAGAGGCCATGGAGCATCCCTACTTCT ACCCAGTTGTAAAGGAGCAGTCTCTGTCCAACTCTGACAACATGGTTTCCAGTGGCAACACCACGGCGCGATGA